GCGGCATGCCGCCCGGTCCGCCGAAGCCATCGCCCAGGGTGACCTGACCCTCGCCATCGACCCGGTGGGGCCCACCGAGACGCGGGTGCTGCTCACCGCGGTGCGCGACATGCGTGACCGCCTGGCCACGATCGTCCACGGCGTGCGCCAGAACGCCGAGTGCGTGGCCATGGCCTCCGGCGAGATCGCCGACGGCAACAACGACCTCAGCGCACGCACCGAGGAACAGGCGAGCGCCCTGGAGGAGACCTCCTCGTCGATGGAACAGCTGTCGGGCACGGTACGGCAGAACGCCGACAACGCGGCCCAGGCGAACCAGCTCGCGATGCACGCCTCCGACGTGGCCGCGCAGGGCGGCGAAGTCGTGTCCCGCGTGGTCGAGACGATGAAGGGCATCAACGACAGCTCGAAGAAGATCGTCGACATCATCGGCGTGATCGACGGCATCGCGTTCCAGACCAACATCCTCGCGCTGAACGCCGCGGTGGAAGCCGCCCGGGCCGGGGAACAGGGCCGCGGTTTCGCGGTCGTGGCTGGCGAGGTGCGTTCGCTCGCGCAACGCAGCGCCGAAGCGGCCAAGGAGATCAAGACGCTGATCTCGACGAGCGTGGAGCGCGTCGAACAGGGCACGAACCTCGTGGACCAGGCCGGCGGCACGATGGAGGAGGTGGTCACGGCCATCCGCCGCGTGACCGACATCGTGGGCGAGATCAGCTCGGCCAGCAGCGAACAGAGCCTGGGCGTGTCCCAGGTGGGCGAGGCCATGGCCCAGATGGACCAGGCCACGCAGCAGAACGCCGCGCTCGTCGAGGAGTCGGCGGCCGCCGCCGAAAGCCTCAAGGCCCAGGCCCAGCAGCTGGTGGCCGCGGTGGCGGTGTTCCGTCTCGCGTCCGGCGGCACCCCGGCCCCGGTGGCGGCGCCCGCCCCCGCACCGCGCGCACCCGCGCCGGTGATCCAGCGCACGATGGGCGGCGCCCCGCTGGCGCCGGCACCTCAGCCGGCCAAGGTGGTGCGTTCGACGGTCAAGGCACCGGCAGCGCCCGCCCCGGCACCGACGCCCGCCCCCGCCCTCGCGACCACCGCGGCAGGCGACGACTGGGAAACCTTCTGATCCCCACGGCGGACCGGCCCGCGGCTGAACCTCAGCCCTTCTCCTGGTCCTGCAGCAGGCGCCACATGACCTTGCCCGAGCCCGACTTGGGCAGCGAGTCGACGAACTGCACGATCTTCGGCACCTTGTAGGCGGCCATGTGGTCCTTGGCCCAGTTCGTGATGTCGTCGGGCGCGGTCTTGCCCTTGGCGTCGGCGCGCAGCACGACGACCGCCTTCACGGTCTCGCCGCGGTAGCTGTCCTGGGCCGAGATGATGCAGGCCTCCTGCACCGCGGGGTGCTTGTAGAGCAGCATCTCCACCTCGGCCGGCCACACCTTGAAGCCGCTCGCGTTGATCATGCGCTTGAGGCGGTCGGTGATGAAGAAGTAGCCTTCCTCGTCCATGCGGCCCAGGTCGCCGGTGCGGAAGAACTTCTTGCCCTCGAACTCGACGAACGCGGCCGCCGTGGCCTCGGGCTGGTTCCAGTAGCCCTTGAAGACCTGCAGGCCGTGGCTGATGATCTCGCCCACCTCGCCCACCGGCATCTCCTTGAGCGTGACCGGGTCCACCACGCGCGAATCGACGCCGAAGGTGGGAATGCCCAGGCACTGCTGCTTCGCCCGCTCGGGCGGGTTCGCGTGCGTGGCGGCGCAGGTCTCGGTGAGGCCGTAGCCTTCGGCGAACACCAGGTCGAACTCCTTCAGCAGGCGCTCGGCCACGGCCTGCGGCATGGCCGCGCCGCCGCCGTTGAGCGCCTTCAGGCTGCTCAGGTCGAAGCTCTTGTAGTTCGGGCTGCCGAACAGGTCGATGATCATCGTGGGGATGCACGTGAAGTGCGTGACCCGGTACCGGGAGATCATGCGGCCGGCGAGTTCACGGTCCCAGCGCGGCAGGATCACGACCGTGCTGGCGGCGAACACCGCCGCGCACACGGTGCCGGTCATGCCGGTGATGTGGAACATGGGCACCACGCCCAGGCTCACCGCCTCGGGGCCGCCGTGGGCCCACTGGATGCCCACGGTGTTCGACATCACCGTGGCGTGCGTGTGCATGCAGCCCTTCGGGTTGCCCGTGGTGCCCGAGGTGTAGGGCAGCACGGCGAGGTCGTCCGGACCGGCCGTGTGCGGGCCGGGGACGCGCTTCGCGGCGAGCACGTCGGTCCAGCGCACGTACTGCGTGGCCGGGGTGGATTCGGGCATCGGCGGGTCGAGGCGCAGCCACGCCTCGACCGGCGCGGGCGGCGCGAGTTCGGGATCGATGGGGCCCTCGGGCATCGCATCGGTGAACCGGCTCACCAGCACGTGTGTCAGGCGCTGGCCCTCGGGCACCGCGGCGTTGGCCGCGGCGACCACCGCCGCGCCGTCGGCCGTGCAGATCGCCACGCGGGCCGCCGGGTCGGTGATGTAGTGGCCGAACTCGTCGGCCTTGTTCATCGGGTTGACCGGCACCACCACCGCGTCGGCACGCAGGATGCCGTAGTACGCGGCGACGAACTGCGGGCAGTTCTGCATGTAGAGCGCCACGCGGTCGCCCTTCTTGACGCCGACTTCCTGCAGCCACCCGGCGATCGACTCCGCCTGCTGCTGCAGTTCGGCGTACGAGAGGGGCTTTCCGAAGAACACGTATGCGGCTTTCTGCGGGTAGCGGCGTGCCGAGACCTCGAGGTTGAACCAGAGGGACGTGGACGGCACGACGAGTTCGCGCGGCAGGCGCTTGGGCCAGACGGCTTCGTGCGGACGGGGGGCTTTCACATCGGCGGACACGGGCATCTCCAGAGCGTTTTTGTGGGTCCCTGAGATATATCCGAATGCAGCGATTTCGCGTGTCACGGTCACGACCCGAAGCCCTGGTAAAAACCCGGAGAAAGCACCCTCAAGCGCCTTTGCGAGGCAGGGCCTAGAACATCTGGTTTCCCGAGCCTTCGGGTTCTGTGGCACAACTCCGGACCCACCCTTCCGTTCCACGAGCACGCAGCCCATGAAACCCACCGTCTCCCGCTTTCGCCTGATCGCCCTCAGCGCCTGCATCGGCGCCCTCATGGTCGCCTGCGGTGGCGACGATGCCGCACCGCCCGACACCACCGGGGGTGGCGGTGGCGGCGGTGGCGGTGGCGGTGGTGGCGGCAGCACCGGGGGCAGCGGGGGTGGCGCCGACAACGTGAAGCCGGTCGCCCAGCTGACCTCGCCCGCCAACCTGGCGGACGCGCTCACCGGCACCCTGAACCTGCAGGCCACGGCCACCGACAACGTGGGCGTCGCCTCGGTGGAGTTCCAGATCGACGGCGTGGCCATCGGCACCGCCGACACCACGGCCCCGTACGCCGCCACGGTCAACGTGGCCGACCACCCGGCCGGCCAGCACATCCTCCGGGCCCGCGCACGGGACGCGGCGGGCAACCTCTCCGACTGGTCGACGTCCACCGTGCGCTTCGGCGGCTCCGCTACCGTGCCGAAGGGCTTCTCGCAGAACAACGCCTGGATCACCGGGCTCCACAGCGCCACGTCGATGGCGCAGGCACCCGACGGCCGGCTCTTCATCGCGCAGAAGGGCGGCACCATCCGGATCGTGAAGAACGGCGCGCTGCTGCCCCAGCCCCTCGTGGACAACAGCGTCAACACCGACTCGGCCGGCGAACGCGGCTTCATCGGCATCGCCATCCACCCGGACTTCGCCACCAACGGCTACGTGTACGTGCACTACACGAACACGGCCGGCGGCTCGCACGGGCGCATCAGCCGGTACGTGGTGAGCGGCGACGTGTCCGACGGCGTCGAAACCGTGCTCGTCGACCTGCCGGTGCTGAGCAGTGCCACCAACCACAACGGCGGCGCCATCCACTTCGGCCTCGACGGCAAGCTCTACGTGGGCGTGGGGGACAACGCGGACCGCACGCGGTCGCCGCTGCTCACCAGCGTGTTCGGCAAGGTCCTGCGCTTCAACGACGACGGTTCGATCCCCACCGACAACCCCCACTACGCCACCCAGACGGGCCAGGCCCGGGCCATCTGGGCGCGCGGCCTGCGCAACCCGTTCACCTTCGCGGTCCAGCCCGTCACCGGCACGCTCTACATCAACGACGTGGGCGAAGGCACCTGGGAGGAGATCGACGTCGGCGCGGCGGGCGCCAACTACGGCTGGCCGTCGAGCGAAGGCCCCACCACGGATGCCGGCATCACCGCCCCGCTGTTCGCCTACAACCACGCCGCGGCCACCCCGCCGGGTTCCGGCCCGGGCGGCTTCCTCACCGGCTTCTCGATCGCCGGCGGCGCCTTCTACCCGGCCAGCGGCCCGTTCGCGGCCAACTACCGCGGCAACTACTTCTTCGCCGACTACGTGAGCCGCTGGGTGGGCCGCCTCGACCCCGCCAACGGCAACGCGGCCAGCACCTTCGCCACGCTGGCGGCGAACCCGGTGGACCTGCTCGTCGGGAACGACGGTGCGCTGTACGTGCTCGGCCTCTCGGGCATCACGCGCATCGCCGTCAACTGATCCACCCGGGCCGACTTATTGCTTTGCAGGACCATGGCCGCCGTCATCGCCCCCGCCCCCACCCCGCCGCGCACCCGCGCCGGGGTGCCGGCCATCCTCGACATCGAGGCGTCGGGGTTCGGGCGGGCCAGCTACCCCATCGAGATCGGGTACATCCTCGCGGACGGCAGCACCTTCTGCACGCTGGTGCGTCCGGCCCCGGGCTGGACGCACTGGGACCCGTCGGCCGAGGCGGTGCACCACATCTCCCGCGCGGCCCTCGAACGCCACGGCCGGCCGGTGAACGAGGTGGCGCGGCTGCTGAACGACCGGCTGCGTGGCCAGACGCTCTACACCGACGCCTGGGGCCACGATTACGCGTGGCTCTCGTCGCTGTTCGAGGAAGCGGGCCTGGTGCCGCTGTTCCGTCTCGACAGCCTGCGCAAGCTGCTGACCGACGACGAGGCCGCCCGCTGGAAGCGGGCGAAGGACCAGATCACCGGCGAGTTCTCGGTGGCACGCCACCGCGCGAGCGTGGACGCGTGGCTGCTGCAGCAGACCTGGCTGCGGCTGCAGCACCGGCCGGGTGGCGAATGCCTCTTCTGCGACCTGCCCGAGTAGGTCACTGACGCCGGGTCGCCCCGGACGTCCAGCCCGCCGGCTCGTACACATCGACCATCGGCAGCCGGTTTTCCGTGTAGTGCACCTCGGTGAGCACCGGTGCACCGAGCGTCGGCAGCACCTGCCGGAACAGCGCGCGGGCCGAGGCCAGGTCGTTCACGTCGACGTCGATGCGGTGGAAGGCCACGCGGCGTGCACCGTCGGGGCCGGAGTCCCCGAGCGACTCGCCCGAGCTGATCACCTCGCCCAGCCGGAGGTCGGCCAGCGCCTGTGCCACGCCATCTTCCAGCGTCCGGTCGCGGACCTCGGCATGGCGGGCGGCGGGCACCTTGATGTAGACGAACGGCATGAAGGGCGACTGTACGCCCGTTGCCGTCCGCGTGCCGGTCAGCCGCTCACCACTCCGAGTCGCGGCGCAGCTGCACGCACTGGGGATGGTCCACCAGGGCACCCTGGGTGCAGACGCGCTGCATGCAGCTCGACATCGACCCCGTGGCGCGGGCGTTGCACACGTCGCGCGGCGTCTGGGCCGCGGCCGCCGGGGCGGCGGGGGTGGCGGCCGGCGTGCGGGGGCGCGCGGGCTGCGGATTGGCGCGGGGCGCCGGCGTGGGCGCCACCGCGGTCACGGGCGGGGGCGTCACCGGGGTTGTCGCGGGCGGCGGGGCCACGGCCGGGGCGACCGCGCTGGCGGACCAGTTCGGCACGGCGACGACGGGCGGCGGGGCAACCGCCGCTGGCGCGGGGTCGACCGCCGGCGTGGCGGGCGTCGCCGGCACGGTGGCCGGGGCCACGATCACCGGCACCGCGGCCGACGCGGCCACGGCGGGCGGCGTGACGGGTGCGGCCGGCTTGCCCAGCCGGTCCTTGAGCAGCAGGTAGCCCAGGGCCACCACGACGAGCAGCACGGCGCCCAGCACGCCCAGCATCAGCCCGGTACGCGAGCCCGACCCGGTGGCCTCGGCGGGTGCATCGGCCCCGTCGAACATCGGTGGCAGCGCGCGCGACGTGCGCGGCGGCGGTGCGGGAGCCACGGGCGGGGCCGACACCGCGGGCGGTGCCGGCGGCGGCGGCGGCGGTGGCGGCACGGGCACGGCAGCCGCCGGCGGACGCACGGGTGCCGTCCCGGTGGCGCCGCGGGGCGGTGCGGCGATGGTGGCATCGGCCGGCGTCGCGGCCGGCTTCGTGACCACCGTCAGTTCGAGGTCCACCGGGGCCGCATCGTCGGTCTGCTGGGTGCGGTCCCAGCCCGCGGCCGGCGGGGACACCGGAACGGCGGGGGCGGCCGGCACGGGGGCGGGCTGCTCGGGCGGGTCCACGCGCCCTTCGAGCGCATCGCGGAACTGCTGGACGTTCTGGGGCCGTGTGTGCGGGCTCACGGTCAGCGCCCAGTCGATGGCCTTGAGCACCTTGAGCGGCATGCTGCCCGTGACTTCGCGGGGCAGCGTGGTGAGCGGCACGTGGTCGTCGTGCACCGCCCGCGACGCCGACGGCTTCGGCGGGCGCCCGGTCACGACGAAGTGCAGCACCGCGCCGAGCGCGTACAGGTCGGTCCACGGGCCCTGGCGCAGGTGGCCCACGTCGGCGTACTGCTCGATGGGCGCGTAGCTCGGCTTGAGCACGGCCGTCAGCGACTGCGTGCGGTCCCCGATCACGGCGCGCGCGGCGCCGAAGTCGAGCAGCACCGGCGGGCCGTCGGGCAGCAGCAGGATGTTGTCGGGAGCGATGTCCCGGTGGTACACGCTCTCCTTGTGCAGCACCTCCATCGCCCCGAGCAAGGGGTCGACGAGGCCGCGCAGCCAGCTTTCATCGGGCGTGTGCAGCATCGCACGGCGCTCGTCCTTGAGCGTGCGGCCCGGGTAGAACGGCATCGCCATGTACGCCGTGCCGTTCGCCTCCCAGAACCGGTACACCTTGACGAGCGACGGGTGGTTGAAGCGGGCGAGCAGCTTGGCCTCGTTCACGAACGAACGCAGGCCGATGTTGAACGTGTCCTGGTGCATGCTGGAGCGCAGCGACACCTCGGTGCCGCGCCCGCGGGCCGCCATCATCGACGGCATGTACTCCTTGACGGCCACGAGGCGGTCGAGGGCGTGGTCCATCGCGAGGTACACGATGCCGAAACCGCCCACACCCAGCACCTTCAGGATCTCGAACTCGCCCAGGCGCGTGCCGACGGGCAGCGCGTCGTGCTCGTCCTGCAGGGGCGCGCTGCCGGTGCTGGTGGTGGGGGGGAGACTGCTGGTCATGTGGCGCGCGGGGCGGGTCCGGACATGGGGCGAGAGCTTATCGCAGCGCACCCGCCTCCCGGCCCCCTCTTTCCGGTGTCTAGAATCGCGATTTCCTCACGAAACCGCCCACTGTCATGAGCAACATCACCCAGAGCCTGGCCGGCAAGGTCAGCACCAAGGCCAACGTCTACTTCGACGGCAAGTGCGTCTCGCACAGCATCGAACTCGCCGACGGCACCAAGAAGAGCGTGGGCGTGATCCTGCCCGCCACGCTGAACTTCGGCACCGGCGCCCCGGAAATCATGGAACTGATCGACGGCAGCTGCCGCGTGAAGCTCAAGGGTGAGAGCGAGTGGAAGACGTACTCGGGTGGCCAGTCGTTCTCGGTGCCCGGGAACTCGTCGTTCGACATCGAAGTGACGACCGCCCTGCACTACATCTGCCATTTTGGTTGAGCCCCCCAGTCGCTTCGCTCCTGCCCCCGAGGGGCGCCACGGGTCGCCCGGGAAACCCGGGCTCGCGTGTGGCTTGATGGCGGGCGACGCTTCGCTGGCCCTCAGCGCGCGGGGGCCCAGGCCTGGAGGTGGGGCAGCATCCAGCGGTACGGCAGCAGCAGCACCGCCGCCATCAGCCACTTGATGCCCAGGTCCCCGGCCGCGAGCTGCATCCAGTCCATCCCGGTCCCCGCGAACGCGATCGAGAAGAACACCGCGGTGTCGACGACCGACGCCACCGCCGAGCCGATCAGCGGGGCCTTCCACCAGCTGCTCTGGCGCCAGCGGTTGAACACGGCCACGTCCATCAGCTGGGCGATCAGGAACGCCGCGCCCGAGGCCACGCCGATGCGCCACGGCGCAAGCGCCAGCGACACGGCCACCGCCACCGGGAAACCGATCCACACCACCCGCCGCGCGCCCTGGGCGCCCACGGCCCGGTTCGTCAGGTCGGTGACGAGGAAGGCCACGGGGTACGTGAACGCCCCCCAGGTCAGCCAGTCGTTGATGGGGAACTGCACCAGCCAGTTCGAGGAGACGATCACGGCGACCATGGCCGCGATGGGGCGCCACAGGCGCACGAAGGTGTCGCCCATCGTCAGACCACCACCGGTTCGGGTTCGAGGCGGATGCCGAAGCGGCCGTACACGCTCTCCTGGATGGCCTTGGCCAGCAGCATCACCTCGGAGCCGATGGCACCGCCGCGGTTGACGAGCACGAGCGCCTGCTTCTCGTAGACGCCGGCCTTGCCCACCGACTTGCCCTTCCAGCCGCAGGCATCGATCATCCAGCCCGCCGCGAGCTTCATGGTGCCGTCGGGCATCGGGTAGTGCACGATCTCGGGGTCGCGGCCGATGATGTCGCGGCACTGCTCGGGCGTGACCACCGGATTCTTGAAGAAGCTGCCGGCGTTGCCCACCACCGCCGGGTCGGGCAGCTTGGCGCGGCGGATGGCGCAGATCCAGTCGAACACCTGACGCGGCTCGGGCCGTGTCACGCCGTGTTCGGCCATCTTCCGTTCGAGCTCCAGGTAGCCCAGCACCGGCTGCCAGGGTTTCGGCAGGCGGAACCTCACGCGGGTGATGACGACCCGTCCGGCCAGCGAATGCTTGAAGACGCTGTCGCGGTAGCCGAAGGCGCAGAACTCCCCGTTCAGCGTGACGCTGCGCCCGGTGAGCAGGTCCACGCCGTCGAGCGACTCGAAGCGGTCCTTCACCTCGATGCCGTACGCCCCGATGTTCTGCACCGGCGACGCCCCGACGGTGCCCGGGATCAGCGCGAGGTTCTCGAGGCCCGGCAGTCCCTGGTCGAGCGTCCACGCGACGAAGTCGTGCCACGTCTCGCCGGCGCCGGCCTCGACGATCCAGGCGTCGGCGCGCTCCTCGACCACGCGGAGGCCGCGCACCTCCACCTTGAGCACCACCTGGGGCATGTCGCGGGTCAGCACGATGTTGCTGCCCCCGCCGAGGATGAACTTCGGCGTGGTGCCCAGGTCCGGGTGGTCGACGACCTGGCGCACCCCGGCATCGTCCGTGATGCGGACGAGTGTCTGGGCCACCGCCGGCAGGCCGAAGGTGTTGTAGGGTTTCAGGCTCACGCCGGACTCGATTTGCATGGCAGAATTTTCGCTGATTAAGCGAACCCGAGAAAATTCCATGCCCAGCTTCGATGCCGTCCTCGATCCCAACCTCGTGGAAGTGCGCAACGCCGTCGACAACACCGCCAAGGAAATCGGCACGCGTTTCGACTTCAAGGGCTCGTCCGCCAAGGTCGAACTCAAGGAGAAGGAACTCACCGTCTTCGCCGACAGCGACTTCCAGATCGGCCAGGTCCTCGACATCCTGATCGCCAAGCTCACGAAGCGCAACGTCGACATCCGCTTCATGGACCGCACCGCCAAGATCGAGAAGATCGGCGGCGACAAGGTCAAGCAGGTGATCACCGTCAAGAGCGGCATCGACGCCGACACCGCGAAGAAGATCCAGACCGCCATCAAGGGCAGCAAGCTCAAGGTGCAGGCCTCGATCCAGGGCGACACCGTCCGCGTGACGGGCGCCAAGCGCGACGACCTGCAGGCCGCGATGGCGCTGATCCGCGCCGACGTGCCCGACGCACCGGTATCGTTCAACAACTTCCGTGACTGACGCCGTGCGCCGCCTGGCCGCGGGCCTCGCCCTCGCGGGCTGCGCCGGCCTCGCGGCCGCCCAGCAGGTCTCGATGAGCGGCAGCCTCGGCGCCAGCAAGGCGCTGCTGATCATCGACGGCCAGCCGCGCACGGTCGCGGTGGGCAGCACGGTGGGCGGCGTGCGCCTGATCAGCACCGGCCCCGACCAGTCCGTGGTCGACGTGGGCGGCCGCCGCCTGACGCTGATGATCGGCGCCGCCCACGTGGGCAACAGCCCGGACACACCCGGCGACGGCACCCGCATCGTGCTCTCGGCCAGCACCGGCGGGCACTTCTTGGCCACGGGGTCCATCAACGGCTCGAGCACGCAGTTCATGGTCGACACCGGCGCCACGTCGGTCGCGATGAGCCAGGCCGAGGCCGACCGCCTCGGCGTGAAGTACCAGCAGGGACGCCAGGGCAAGGCCCACACGGCCGGCGGCGAGGTGACGCTGCACCGGGTGCGCCTGGCCGCCATCCGCATCGGCGACGTGACCGTGCGCGACGTGGACGCGGTGGTGCTGCCCACGCCGATGCCCTACATCCTGCTCGGCAACACCTTCCTGTCGCGGTTCCAGATGACCCGCCAGAACGACATCATGACCCTCGACCGGCGCTTCTGACCGGTCTTCCTCGGGACGCCGGATTTCATTCCTTAGAATGGACCGGAGATGCCCCTTGCCTACCTCGTCCTCCTCCCCTTCCTCGGCAGTGTCATCGCGGCACTGCTGCCTGCCAACGCACGCAACCGCGAGTCGACGCTCGCCGGCCTGATCGCGCTCGCCGGCGCGGTGCAGGTGGCGATGCTGTTCCCGCGCGTCGCGGCGGGCGAGGTGATCCGCGAGCAGATCGCGTGGCTGCCCTCGCTGGGCATCGACATCGTCTTCCGCATGGACGGCTTCGCGTGGATGTTCTCCATGCTCGTGCTGGGCGTGGGCGCGCTGGTCGTGATGTACGCGCGGTACTACATGTCCCCCGCCGACCCGGTGCCGCGCTTCTTCGCGTTTTTCCTCGCGTTCATGGGCGCGATGACCGGCGTCGTGCTGTCGGGCAACCTCGTGCAGCTCGTGCTGTTCTGGGAACTGACGAGCCTCTTCTCGTTCCTGCTGATCGGCTACTGGCACCACCGCACCGACGCCCGCCGCGGCGCCCGCATGGCGCTCGTGGTCACCGGCACCGGCGGCCTGTGCCTGCTGGTCGGGGTGCTGCTGATCGGGCGCATCGTCGGCAGCTTCGACCTCGACGTGGTGCTGAAGTCCGGGGACCTGGTGCGCGCCCATGCGTTGTACCCCGTCGCGCTCGTGCTCGTGCTGCTGGGCGCGCTCACCAAGAGCGCGCAGTTCCCGTTCCACTTCTGGCTGCCACACGCCATGGCCGCGCCCACGCCCGTGTCGGCGTACCTGCACTCGGCCACGATGGTGAAGGCCGGTGTCTTCCTGCTCGCGCGGCTGTGGCCCGTGCTCTCGGGCACCGACCTCTGGTTCTGGACCGTGGGGGGCGCCGGCGCGTGCACGCTGCTGCTCGGCGCGTACGCGGCCATGTTCCAGAACGACATGAAGGGGCTGCTCGCCTACTCCACCATCAGCCACCTCGGGCTGATCACGCTGCTGCTGGGCCTCAACAGCGACCTGGCCGCCGTGGCCGCGGTCTTCCACATCATGAACCACGCCACCTTCAAGGCGTCGCTGTTCATGGCCACCGGCATCGTGGACCACGAGACCGGCACCCGCGACATCCGCCGCCTGAACGGCCTCTTCAAGGCCCTGCCCATCACCGGCACGCTCGCGATGGTGGCCGCGGCCGCGATGGCGGGCGTGCCGCTGCTCAACGGGTTCCTGTCGAAGGAGATGTTCTTCGCCGAGACGGTGTTCGTGTCGTCGGCCCCGTGGGTCGAGATCGCGCTGCCGCTGGCGGCCACGCTCGCGGGCATCTTCAGCGTGGCCTACTCGCTGCGCTTCACGGTGGACGTCTTCTTCGGCCCGCTGGCCGAGGACCTGCCGCGCACGCCCCATGAGCCGTCGCGCTGGATGCGCGTGCCGGTCGAGCTGCTCGTGCTGGGCTGCCTCGTGGTGGGCATCGCCCCGGCCTGGTCCGTGGCGGGCTTCCTGGCGACGGCGGCCGCCCCGGTGGTCGGCGACCACCTGCCCGCCTACAGCCTCGCGATCTGGCACGGCTGGAACGCGCCCATGTTCATGAGCATCGTCGCGCTCGCGGGCGGCACGGTGTTCTACCTGCTGCTGCGCAAGCAGCTCAAGCGCGGCCGCTTCCCCGCGCCCCCCGTGGTCTCGCTGCTGAGCGGCAAGCGGTTCTTCGAACGCACCCTGGTGTTCCTCAGCTGGTTCGGCCGCCGCGGCCTGCGCGCCTTCGGCACCGCGCGGCTGCAGTCGCAGATGTTCCGCATGGTGCTCGTCGCGGTCGTCTTCGCCATCGCCTCGCTGTGGGGCCAGCAGCTCGTGTGGGGCGACCGGCCGCGCATCCCGATGTCGCCAGTGTTCGCGGGCATCTGGGTCATCGGCATCGTCTGCGCCATCGGCGCGGCCTGGCAGGCGAAGTACCACCGGCTCGCCGCGCTCACGATGATGGCCGGCGCGGGCCTGTCCACCTGCATCACGTTCGTGTGGTTCTCGGCGCCCGACCTCGCACTCACCCAGCTCACCGTCGAGGTGGTGACCACCGTGCTGATCCTGCTCGGGCTGCGCTGGCTGCCCAAGCGCATCGAGGTGAACGCCCGCGAGCTGCGCACCGACCTGCGCGCCCGCGCCCGCCGCACGCGCGACTTCGCGCTGTCCGCCGTGGTGGGCGTCGGCATGGCCGGCCTGTCGTACGCGTTGCTCACGCGCGCGGCACCGCAGAGCATCTCGCCGTTCTTCTTGTCGCGTGCGCTGCCGGAAGGCGGCGGCACCAACGTCGTCAACGTGATGCTGGTCGACTTCCGCGGCTTCGACACCATGGGCGAGATCACCGTGCTGTCGGCCGTCGCGCTCACGGTCTACGCGCTGCTGCGCCGGTTCCGCCCGCCGGGTGAAAGCATCGAGCAGCCCGCGCAGCAGCGCGCGGTGCCGCGCGACCTGGTCACCGACCTCGTGAACGCCCGCACCTCCAGCGACACCGCCCAGGGCTACCTGCTCGTGCCGGCCGTGCTGGTGCGGCTGCTGCTGCCGCTGTCGTGGGTGATCGCGATGTACCTCTTCATGCGCGGCCACAACGAACCGGGCGGTGGCTTCGTCGCGGGCCTCGTGGTGGCCATCGCGTTCATCGTGCAGTACATCGTGGCCGGCACCACGTGGGTGGAGGAGCACATGCGGCTGCGTCCACCGCGCTGGATCGCCGTCGGCCTGCTGTTCGCCCTCGGCACCGGCCTCGGCTCGTGGTGGTTCGGCTACCCGTTCCTGACCACGCACACCGCCCACCTGCACCTGCCGCTCGTCGGCGAGATCCACGTCGCGAGCGCGATGTTCTTCGACATCGGCGTGTTCGCCGCCGTCGTGGGGTCCACGCTGCTGATCCTCACCGCCATTTCCCACCAATCGGTCCGCAGCCACCGCAAGGACCGTCCCGCCCCAGGAGCCGCCTGATGGAAGAAATCATCGCCATCGCGATCGGCGTCCTCGCCGCCTCGGGCGTGTGGCTGCTGCTGCGCCCCCGCACCTTCCAGGTCATCATGGGCCTGTCGCTGCTGTCGTATGCCGTGAACCTCTTCATCTTCAGCATGGGCAGCCTGTCCATCGGCAACGAACCCATCATCCGCCCTGGCCTGCCCGCGGACCTCGAGCACTACACCGACCCGATGCCCCAGGCCCTCGTGCTGACGGCCATCGTCATCGGCTTCGCGATGACCGCGCTGTTCCTCGTCGTGCTGCTCGCGTCGCGCGGCTTCACCGGCACCGACCACGTCGAC
This genomic stretch from Piscinibacter gummiphilus harbors:
- a CDS encoding PQQ-dependent sugar dehydrogenase — translated: MKPTVSRFRLIALSACIGALMVACGGDDAAPPDTTGGGGGGGGGGGGGGSTGGSGGGADNVKPVAQLTSPANLADALTGTLNLQATATDNVGVASVEFQIDGVAIGTADTTAPYAATVNVADHPAGQHILRARARDAAGNLSDWSTSTVRFGGSATVPKGFSQNNAWITGLHSATSMAQAPDGRLFIAQKGGTIRIVKNGALLPQPLVDNSVNTDSAGERGFIGIAIHPDFATNGYVYVHYTNTAGGSHGRISRYVVSGDVSDGVETVLVDLPVLSSATNHNGGAIHFGLDGKLYVGVGDNADRTRSPLLTSVFGKVLRFNDDGSIPTDNPHYATQTGQARAIWARGLRNPFTFAVQPVTGTLYINDVGEGTWEEIDVGAAGANYGWPSSEGPTTDAGITAPLFAYNHAAATPPGSGPGGFLTGFSIAGGAFYPASGPFAANYRGNYFFADYVSRWVGRLDPANGNAASTFATLAANPVDLLVGNDGALYVLGLSGITRIAVN
- a CDS encoding 3'-5' exonuclease encodes the protein MAAVIAPAPTPPRTRAGVPAILDIEASGFGRASYPIEIGYILADGSTFCTLVRPAPGWTHWDPSAEAVHHISRAALERHGRPVNEVARLLNDRLRGQTLYTDAWGHDYAWLSSLFEEAGLVPLFRLDSLRKLLTDDEAARWKRAKDQITGEFSVARHRASVDAWLLQQTWLRLQHRPGGECLFCDLPE
- a CDS encoding methyl-accepting chemotaxis protein, whose protein sequence is MNFKTLSIGKRLGLSFLATLTITALIAATGVWRLETLKDASAHLATVEMERQALTQGWAALIRMNWVRASAALTSSDRAVQDALKIEMDTASAQIGEKQKRLEAMVDDDTGRKLLDEVARTREAYRVKRAALQKQKQAGEDVVGAVHGELRPLADTYLASLDAIEKSMSDRLAESQAATASAATASQWLLGLGAGAAIALGVLLGWLTSRSIIRPVRHAARSAEAIAQGDLTLAIDPVGPTETRVLLTAVRDMRDRLATIVHGVRQNAECVAMASGEIADGNNDLSARTEEQASALEETSSSMEQLSGTVRQNADNAAQANQLAMHASDVAAQGGEVVSRVVETMKGINDSSKKIVDIIGVIDGIAFQTNILALNAAVEAARAGEQGRGFAVVAGEVRSLAQRSAEAAKEIKTLISTSVERVEQGTNLVDQAGGTMEEVVTAIRRVTDIVGEISSASSEQSLGVSQVGEAMAQMDQATQQNAALVEESAAAAESLKAQAQQLVAAVAVFRLASGGTPAPVAAPAPAPRAPAPVIQRTMGGAPLAPAPQPAKVVRSTVKAPAAPAPAPTPAPALATTAAGDDWETF
- a CDS encoding long-chain fatty acid--CoA ligase — its product is MPVSADVKAPRPHEAVWPKRLPRELVVPSTSLWFNLEVSARRYPQKAAYVFFGKPLSYAELQQQAESIAGWLQEVGVKKGDRVALYMQNCPQFVAAYYGILRADAVVVPVNPMNKADEFGHYITDPAARVAICTADGAAVVAAANAAVPEGQRLTHVLVSRFTDAMPEGPIDPELAPPAPVEAWLRLDPPMPESTPATQYVRWTDVLAAKRVPGPHTAGPDDLAVLPYTSGTTGNPKGCMHTHATVMSNTVGIQWAHGGPEAVSLGVVPMFHITGMTGTVCAAVFAASTVVILPRWDRELAGRMISRYRVTHFTCIPTMIIDLFGSPNYKSFDLSSLKALNGGGAAMPQAVAERLLKEFDLVFAEGYGLTETCAATHANPPERAKQQCLGIPTFGVDSRVVDPVTLKEMPVGEVGEIISHGLQVFKGYWNQPEATAAAFVEFEGKKFFRTGDLGRMDEEGYFFITDRLKRMINASGFKVWPAEVEMLLYKHPAVQEACIISAQDSYRGETVKAVVVLRADAKGKTAPDDITNWAKDHMAAYKVPKIVQFVDSLPKSGSGKVMWRLLQDQEKG